Proteins from a genomic interval of Rhodococcus rhodochrous:
- the hsaA gene encoding 3-hydroxy-9,10-secoandrosta-1,3,5(10)-triene-9,17-dione monooxygenase oxygenase subunit translates to MVADDVPGAVRDLIPAIADRAADTDRLGRISDETVRDLVSAGVFRMLQPRRYGGSETEPTRFYEVVRTVSKACGSTGWVTSIVGVHPWHLALFDDRAQQDVWGEDDSTLVSSAYAPVGRLVPVDGGYRLSGTWMFSSGCRFASWALLGAVVVGSEGRPVDFVTVLVPRSDYTIRDVWNVVGMRGTSSDEIVVDEVFVPAHRVKRNYETSQLRGPGQKVNTGPLYRIPFAALFTTAVAVPIVGVVAGCYDEYLSSMRERVRLSLGGGRFVDDPFAQVAVGRAASDIDAATLQLDRNIRELWDLARAGREIPLDLRLRTRRDQVRATERAVEAIDLLFKTAGGTSLFLGGIIERAWRDAHAGSVHVANEPERAYALYGRNAFGLPVEDNLI, encoded by the coding sequence ATGGTCGCCGACGACGTTCCGGGCGCGGTGCGGGACCTGATTCCCGCCATCGCCGACCGCGCGGCGGACACCGACCGGCTCGGCCGCATCTCCGACGAGACGGTGCGTGATCTGGTCTCCGCCGGCGTGTTCCGCATGCTGCAGCCGCGCCGATACGGCGGGTCGGAGACCGAGCCGACGCGTTTCTACGAGGTCGTACGCACCGTTTCGAAAGCCTGTGGTTCGACGGGCTGGGTCACATCCATCGTCGGCGTCCACCCCTGGCATCTCGCACTGTTCGACGATCGAGCGCAGCAGGACGTCTGGGGTGAGGACGATTCGACACTCGTCTCGTCGGCGTATGCCCCGGTCGGCCGTCTCGTCCCGGTCGACGGGGGCTACCGGCTGTCCGGGACATGGATGTTCTCGTCCGGCTGCCGATTCGCGTCGTGGGCACTCCTCGGCGCGGTGGTCGTCGGCTCGGAGGGCAGGCCGGTCGATTTCGTCACGGTGCTCGTACCGCGGAGCGACTACACGATCCGCGACGTGTGGAACGTCGTCGGAATGCGGGGGACGAGCAGCGACGAGATCGTCGTCGACGAGGTGTTCGTTCCCGCCCACCGTGTCAAGCGCAACTACGAGACCTCGCAGCTGCGCGGTCCCGGGCAGAAGGTCAATACCGGACCGCTGTACCGGATTCCGTTCGCTGCGTTGTTCACCACCGCCGTCGCCGTACCCATCGTGGGGGTGGTCGCCGGCTGCTACGACGAGTACCTGTCGTCGATGCGCGAACGAGTGCGGCTGAGCCTGGGCGGAGGCCGGTTCGTGGACGACCCGTTCGCTCAGGTCGCCGTGGGACGCGCAGCATCGGACATCGACGCCGCGACACTGCAACTCGACCGCAACATCCGCGAACTGTGGGACCTGGCGCGGGCGGGCAGGGAGATTCCGTTGGACCTGCGTCTGCGCACCCGGCGCGACCAGGTACGCGCCACCGAGCGGGCGGTGGAGGCGATCGACCTGTTGTTCAAGACGGCCGGAGGCACGTCGCTGTTCCTCGGGGGAATCATCGAACGGGCCTGGCGCGACGCGCATGCCGGGAGCGTCCACGTCGCCAACGAACCCGAGCGTGCCTATGCGTTGTACGGCCGGAACGCCTTCGGCCTGCCGGTCGAGGACAACCTGATCTGA